The Sorangiineae bacterium MSr11954 DNA segment GCGCGGCCGATGGCCGAGAAGGAGTCGCCGGAGGAACCGCCGCGCCAGATGCCGAGCCTTCCCGGTCCAACCGCCATGAACGACGAGCCGTCTCCACCCGAGGCCCCCGCCCCCGCGGCCGAGGAGCCTTTGGCCGCACCGGCGGCATCCGCATCGTCGCTGCCCGAGGGGATCCGCGCTTTTCCGCGGCCGGGCACGAAGCGGATCAAGGTGGGGATCGTGGTGCCCGAAGATTTCGAGCTACCGCCGGGGTATGTGCGCCACTATCAAAGTACGGATAAGGGCGAGGGGCTCCGGCCCATTTTGATGTTTCACCCCGACTATGCGCCAAAAGACGATCAGGGGCATCCCTTGCCGATCCCCGCCGATCGCATCGTGCCGCCCGAAATGGCACCCCCAGGTTTGGCCCTCGAACGGCTCGAGGTGCCCCTCGATCCCTACGCGGATCCCGAGCGTTGAAGCGCGCCGCCATCTCCCTCGCGGGCGCCATTGGATCGGCGGCGCTCCTGGCGATCCTCGCGCGCGTCTCGGGGGCGTCGTTCGTCGTAGGGTTCGTGGCGCTGGTGCCGTGGTTGATCGCGCTCGCGCGGACGCGCTCGCCGCTGGAAGCCTTGGGGGCAGGGCTCGCCATGAGCATGGCCTTCGTGGTGGCGGTCTTCGATTGGCTGCCGCCCACGATCGAAAGCTATGCAGGTGGAAGGTCGCCATGGCCTTGGGTGCTGCTCGTAGCCTTGGCACCGATCCTGGAACCACAATTTCTGACCTTTGCGCTGGTGCGCCACCTCGTGGGGCGCTCGCCTGCGCCGCGGGCCATGGTGCGCGCCGTCCTCCTCGGGGCCGCGACATACGTGGCAACGGAGCTGCTTTCGGACAAGCTGCTCTTCGACACCTTGGGGCAGGGGCTCTACCCGTCGCGGGCGCTGCGGCAAGGCGCGGATCTCGTGGGCGTCCACGGGTTGACGCTCATGCTCCTCCTGGTCAACGAGGCGGTGGCCGCCACCCTCCGCAGGCACCCCAAGCCGATGTCGCGCGCCGCGTTCGCGCCGATGGCCGGCGCGCTCGCGCTGATCGCCGCCTGGTTCGGTTACGGATGGATCCGTTGCGCGCAGTTCGATGCGCAGGCCGCTCGGGAATCGCAAGGGCCCGTCGTCGGCGTGGTGCAGGCGAACCTGACCGAGTACGACAAATTGCGGGCCGAGCGCGGCGCCTACGATGCGGTGCGCCTGATCCTCGCGGAGCACGATTCGCTGTCCGACGAGCTTCGCCGCCATGCGAACCCCGATGTGATCGTGTGGCCCGAGACCGTGTACCCCACGACCTTCGGCTCCCCCAAGAGCGAAGCCGGCGCGGCCCTCGACCTCGAGCTCCTCGCCACGGCCTCCGCCTCGGGCGCGGCCCTCGTCTTTGGCGCCTACGACACCGACACGGCGGGCGAGTACAACGCCGCGTTCTTCGTTTCGCCCACGCCGACCGCGCACCCGCCCACCGTAACCACCTACCGCAAGAACCACCTCTTTCCCTTCACCGAGCACGTGCCCGCGCCCTTCGACACGACCTGGGTGCACGAACAGCTCCCGTGGGTCGGCCACTGGATCCGAGGCCCCGGCCCCGAGGTGGTACCGATGAAGCTCCGAGACGGCCGGACCCTGTCCGTCCTCCCGCTCATCTGCTACGACGCGCTCTCCTCCGAGTTCGTTGCCAAGGCAGCAAACCGCGGCGCGGAGCTGATCGTCACCCTCTCGAACGACTCCTGGTTCCCCGATGCGCGCGCGCCCCGATTGCATGGGGTATCCGCCGCCTTTCGCAGCATCGAAACGCGCCTCCCCCAGGTGCGCGCCACCAACTCCGGCATCTCCAGCGTGATCTCACCCACCGGCGACTGGCTCGCCACCGCAGGCTGGAACGAGCGCCGCGTCCTCTCGGCCAGGGTGCCGCGCGCCTTGCCCGGCTTCGTCCCGGCCGTCCACCTGGCACCGTGGCTCGGCCCCACCTTGGCGTGCGCCGCGCTGGTGGCGCTGCTCGTCCTCAGAACAAAAGGCGAAACGCGACGTACGCCGGCACCAGCCCAAAGTACGCGAGCCAACAAACCGACTCCGCGATCCGGCGAACGGGGCGCGCGCGGCCGGGCGCGATCGAAGTGACGAGCAGCGCGAGCGGCTCCACGCAAAGACGCACGACGCTGGCGTAAATCACCAGATACGCCGTCGTCCCCGCCCAATACGTGCCGAACGACCGCAGGTACGCGCCCAGCCCAAATGCGTAGTACTGCCCGAACGCACCGCCGAATACGATGTATTGGTCCAGGCGAAAAAGAATCACCGCGAGCGCCAGCGGCAGAACGAGCCACTTTGCGGCCAGGAGCCAAGCCCGCGGCCGCGCGTGCCCGCGCTTGGCATCGGCGTACGCCACCGTCGCTCCACCCGACACCGTCACCGCCTGCGCGCGCCCGTCCGCGAGCGATCCGAGCTGCCCGAGCACCGCACCGGCGTCGTCGACCGCCAGCCGAAAGCGCCGTCCCGAGCTCGTGGTGAGCACCAACCCCGGTTCGGGCAACGGCAGCGCGAACGGCCGGATCGACCCGAGCGCCGCGCGCGGGATCTCGATGCGCGCGCGCCGCAACCCGAGGACCCAATGCGCGCCGTCCACGTCGAGCGTCCCCGACACCCAACGTCGCACCAGCGCCACGGCCAACCATGGAACGCCCGAGAAGAGCGCCAACCCGAGCGCGACCGCCAGCGGCGGCGCCGTTTGCGTCCCATCGACGAAGTCGTACACGATGTGCTCGACCAGGTAGGCCAGATTGGTGACCGCCACCATCTGCAACGCCACCGCGCCCACCTGCGCGACCGACGAGTACGCGCGGACCGCGACGCGCAGGGGGCGCTCCCCCGAGATCGAAACGGACGGATCGAAATCGTCGGACATGGCAGCTCGCGCGCTCAGACCCGGTTCCGTTCGCGGTAAGCACGCGCCTTGGCCACCCCGCCGCACGTTCGCATTTCGCACCATCGCCGCAGGTGGTTGCGGCTCGTATCGACGAACAACCACCCGCACGGACTTCCCTCGCACTCCCGAAGGGCCCGCGCGCGCTCGGGCGACCGAACGAGCGAGAACGCGGACCACGTGACGCGCTCGAGGATGCCGCGGCCGGCCGCGTTCTCCGGCCAAACGAGCGCGAGCCGCTCGTCGCGCGGCTCCAGGTGGCTCGCTTGCAGCGCCCGTTTGATCTCGCGTTCGAACGCGAGCCGCGCGGCCGCCAAAGGCTCCTCCCGATGGGCGAGGGGCACCAAGATTCGGCGGAGCAGCACCCGCAGCCGGTGCGCGTCCTCCACGAGCGAGGCGGAAGGCTCAAGGTGCCCCGGGCCATCCTTGCGGACGCCGGGGATCTTCGCCTCGGAAGCCCAAGCGAAGAGCGCTTCGGCGCTCGTCAGACGATCGTTGACGGTGTTCTCACCGGTCCAAGACGACGTATTGACGAAATCGAGGCAGAGCGCCCCGCCGACGAACCGAAACATCGCCGCGCAGTCTAACGCGTTCCTCCCGCGATGGGAGCTACATCGAGCCCGAGCTCACGCATGGGAATGCGGTAGATGTCACCCTTGCGCCCGTCCGCCACGCCCGCGACCGTGCGATCGTCCCTCGGAGCGTCGAAGCGCTCGCCAAGCGGCCCGGCGTGCCGTCGCCCGGAGCTGAAATAGAGCCACTTTCCATCGGGCGAGACGCTGTGATTGAACTCGGAGGCCGCCGTGTTGACCGCGGTCAAAGGCCGGGGCTTCTCCCATCGACCCTCGATGCGACGGCTGAAGAACAGATCGTAGCTGCCCACGCAGTCCGGCCGGCGCAGCCCCGCGAAGATCAGGTAGCTCTCGTCGGGCGCGATCCACGGCTCGACCTCCAGCCCGGCACCGTTGATCGCGTCGCCGAGGTTCTCGGGCGCTTGATACACGCCGTCCTTCCAGCGGGAGACCCAGAGATCCGTCTTGCCGGGACCGCCCAGATCCGCGCCGAAATGGAGGTTCCCATTCTGCGCGACCGCGGGCGACCAGCGATCGTTCGTGCCATCGTTGACCGGCGCCGGAAGATGGCGAGCCTCGCCCCACGGGTCTCGTGCGCCCCGTGCGCCCTGCGCGTCGCGCTCGGCCACCCAAATATCGTGAATGGGGCGCGGTGCCTCGCCGGGTTTGCCGCCCTCGGGGCGATTCGAAATGAAGAACACCCGACGGCCATCCGGGGAAATATGCGGATCGGCGTTGCTGTAGTGGGCGGCAAAGCGCGGCTTGACCGGCGGGGACCAATGTCCGTCCGGGCCCAGGCGCGTCTCCAGGATATCGAAGACCTCGAAGGCATCGTCTGCCCGCCCGAACAGGACGCTCCGCTGATCGGGCGAAAAAGCCATGAAGAAGTCCCACGCCCCGGTCGTGAAGAGCCCCGCGCCGTACAACGCTGCGCCCTTCGGCCCCGCCTCGGGCTGCGCCGCGCCGGGGGACGCACGGGGCGATGCGCGGCAGCCGGAGAGGCCGATCGCGAGCGCCGCGCAACCGCCCAGCGCGTAACCTGTCAAACGCCACATATAGGTGACGTAGACGATGGGCCGCGCCTTGTCAACGCGCCGCCGGCTCCGCGAGCAGCAAGCGGTTCTTCTCCGTGATGGCGTGCGGAATGAGCTCCGTGCGAACCGTATAACCGTGCAAACGAAGCCGCATCGCGCGCTCCACGTCGATGGCGAGGACCGGATCGAGCCACCCCTCGAGGCCGCCCGTCGCGCACAGCCGCACGTCCTGGCAGCAGGGGAGTACGGCCACCCGCGCCGATGCGGCGACGGCGCGCTCGATGACCCGATCGGTGAGCGTCCCGCACGCATGCACGGAGACGACCAGATCTTCGGGCCCCACGTCCACCTCTTCGATCCGGCGCTCCACCCGCTCGATCCGGCCCTCGATCCGGGGCCACCCCCGCACCATGGCCTCGGCGATCTTGGCGGCGCTGATGGGAATTCGAATGTCGGCCGCGATGGCGCGAGGCGACGTATCGTCGAGCAACATCAGGATATGGGCGAGGAGGCCGTGCCCGCACGCCAGATCCACGATACGGCCCCCGCGAAAGCGCCGGCGCACCCGCCGCGCCACCTCCCACGCCTCGAAGAGCTCCTTGCGCG contains these protein-coding regions:
- the lnt gene encoding apolipoprotein N-acyltransferase, producing MKRAAISLAGAIGSAALLAILARVSGASFVVGFVALVPWLIALARTRSPLEALGAGLAMSMAFVVAVFDWLPPTIESYAGGRSPWPWVLLVALAPILEPQFLTFALVRHLVGRSPAPRAMVRAVLLGAATYVATELLSDKLLFDTLGQGLYPSRALRQGADLVGVHGLTLMLLLVNEAVAATLRRHPKPMSRAAFAPMAGALALIAAWFGYGWIRCAQFDAQAARESQGPVVGVVQANLTEYDKLRAERGAYDAVRLILAEHDSLSDELRRHANPDVIVWPETVYPTTFGSPKSEAGAALDLELLATASASGAALVFGAYDTDTAGEYNAAFFVSPTPTAHPPTVTTYRKNHLFPFTEHVPAPFDTTWVHEQLPWVGHWIRGPGPEVVPMKLRDGRTLSVLPLICYDALSSEFVAKAANRGAELIVTLSNDSWFPDARAPRLHGVSAAFRSIETRLPQVRATNSGISSVISPTGDWLATAGWNERRVLSARVPRALPGFVPAVHLAPWLGPTLACAALVALLVLRTKGETRRTPAPAQSTRANKPTPRSGERGARGRARSK
- a CDS encoding CGNR zinc finger domain-containing protein, whose translation is MFRFVGGALCLDFVNTSSWTGENTVNDRLTSAEALFAWASEAKIPGVRKDGPGHLEPSASLVEDAHRLRVLLRRILVPLAHREEPLAAARLAFEREIKRALQASHLEPRDERLALVWPENAAGRGILERVTWSAFSLVRSPERARALRECEGSPCGWLFVDTSRNHLRRWCEMRTCGGVAKARAYRERNRV
- a CDS encoding Xaa-Pro aminopeptidase, producing MTGYALGGCAALAIGLSGCRASPRASPGAAQPEAGPKGAALYGAGLFTTGAWDFFMAFSPDQRSVLFGRADDAFEVFDILETRLGPDGHWSPPVKPRFAAHYSNADPHISPDGRRVFFISNRPEGGKPGEAPRPIHDIWVAERDAQGARGARDPWGEARHLPAPVNDGTNDRWSPAVAQNGNLHFGADLGGPGKTDLWVSRWKDGVYQAPENLGDAINGAGLEVEPWIAPDESYLIFAGLRRPDCVGSYDLFFSRRIEGRWEKPRPLTAVNTAASEFNHSVSPDGKWLYFSSGRRHAGPLGERFDAPRDDRTVAGVADGRKGDIYRIPMRELGLDVAPIAGGTR
- a CDS encoding SAM-dependent methyltransferase, encoding MNPSAPRLPFDPSSRSRLTRRDLGRFPDGSLFHAIGRAVCEAECLPRKELFEAWEVARRVRRRFRGGRIVDLACGHGLLAHILMLLDDTSPRAIAADIRIPISAAKIAEAMVRGWPRIEGRIERVERRIEEVDVGPEDLVVSVHACGTLTDRVIERAVAASARVAVLPCCQDVRLCATGGLEGWLDPVLAIDVERAMRLRLHGYTVRTELIPHAITEKNRLLLAEPAAR